From a single Rhizobium lusitanum genomic region:
- the ilvD gene encoding dihydroxy-acid dehydratase, with product MPAYRSRTTTHGRNMAGARGLWRATGMKDSDFGKPIIAVVNSFTQFVPGHVHLKDLGQLVAREIEAAGGVAKEFNTIAVDDGIAMGHDGMLYSLPSRELIADSVEYMVNAHCADAMVCISNCDKITPGMLMASLRLNIPTVFVSGGPMEAGKVIMHGKKVALDLVDAMVAAADDKISDEDVAIIERSACPTCGSCSGMFTANSMNCLTEALGLSLPGNGSTLATHSDRKELFLEAGRRIVALAKRYYEQDDVTALPRTIASKGAFENAMALDIAMGGSTNTVLHILAAAHEGEIDFTMDDIDRLSRRVPCLSKVAPAKADVHMEDVHRAGGIMAILGELNRAGLLNADLPTVHAPTLGDALAQWDIAVTDNKAALELFSAAPGGVPTQVAFSQSARWEELDLDREKGVIRDAQHPFSKDGGLAVLKGNLALDGCIVKTAGVDESILKFSGPAKVFESQDSAVKSILSNEVVAGDVVVIRYEGPKGGPGMQEMLYPTSYLKSKGLGKACALITDGRFSGGTSGLSIGHASPEAANGGTIGLVREGDMIDIDIPNRTISLRVDETELAARREAQNAKGWFPTEKRKRNVTTALKAYAAFATSADRGAVRDLSGK from the coding sequence ATGCCAGCTTATCGTTCCAGAACCACAACCCACGGCCGCAACATGGCGGGCGCACGCGGCCTTTGGCGCGCCACGGGTATGAAGGACAGCGATTTCGGCAAGCCGATCATTGCGGTGGTCAACTCCTTCACGCAGTTCGTGCCGGGTCACGTCCACCTGAAGGATCTCGGCCAGCTCGTCGCGCGTGAAATCGAAGCGGCCGGCGGCGTCGCCAAGGAATTCAACACGATTGCCGTTGATGACGGCATTGCCATGGGCCATGACGGCATGCTCTATTCGCTGCCCTCGCGCGAGCTGATTGCCGACAGCGTCGAATACATGGTCAACGCCCATTGCGCCGACGCCATGGTCTGCATTTCCAACTGCGACAAGATCACCCCTGGCATGCTGATGGCGTCGCTGCGCCTCAACATCCCCACGGTCTTCGTCTCCGGCGGCCCGATGGAAGCCGGCAAGGTCATCATGCACGGCAAGAAGGTCGCGCTCGATCTGGTCGACGCCATGGTTGCCGCTGCCGACGACAAGATCAGCGACGAGGACGTCGCGATCATCGAGCGTTCGGCCTGTCCGACCTGTGGTTCCTGTTCCGGCATGTTCACCGCCAATTCGATGAACTGCCTGACGGAAGCGCTCGGCCTGTCGTTGCCCGGCAACGGCTCGACGCTCGCCACCCATTCGGACCGCAAGGAACTCTTCCTCGAGGCCGGTCGCCGTATCGTCGCTCTCGCGAAGCGCTACTACGAGCAGGACGATGTCACGGCACTGCCGCGGACAATCGCCAGCAAGGGTGCGTTCGAGAATGCCATGGCGCTCGATATCGCCATGGGCGGCTCGACCAATACCGTTCTGCATATCCTCGCGGCGGCGCATGAGGGTGAAATCGATTTCACCATGGATGACATCGATCGCCTGTCTCGGCGGGTTCCCTGCCTTTCCAAGGTGGCCCCGGCCAAGGCAGACGTTCACATGGAAGACGTGCATCGCGCCGGTGGTATCATGGCGATCCTCGGCGAGTTGAACCGTGCCGGGCTGTTGAATGCCGATCTGCCGACCGTCCACGCCCCGACGCTGGGCGATGCGCTGGCGCAATGGGATATCGCGGTTACCGACAACAAGGCGGCTCTGGAGCTCTTCAGCGCGGCCCCTGGCGGTGTCCCGACGCAGGTTGCCTTCAGCCAGAGTGCGCGCTGGGAAGAGCTTGATCTCGATCGTGAAAAGGGTGTCATCCGCGATGCCCAGCATCCGTTCTCCAAGGATGGCGGTCTCGCCGTCTTGAAGGGCAATCTGGCGCTCGATGGCTGCATCGTGAAGACCGCCGGCGTCGATGAATCGATCCTGAAATTCTCCGGTCCGGCCAAGGTCTTCGAAAGCCAGGATTCGGCGGTCAAGAGCATCCTCAGCAATGAGGTCGTGGCCGGCGACGTCGTGGTCATCCGCTATGAAGGCCCGAAGGGCGGCCCGGGTATGCAGGAAATGCTGTATCCGACCAGCTACCTGAAGTCCAAGGGCCTCGGCAAGGCTTGCGCGTTGATCACCGACGGTCGTTTCTCCGGCGGCACCTCGGGCCTCTCCATCGGCCATGCCTCGCCGGAAGCGGCAAACGGCGGCACGATCGGCCTGGTGCGCGAAGGCGACATGATCGACATCGATATCCCGAACCGCACGATCAGCCTGCGCGTCGACGAGACGGAACTCGCAGCCCGCCGCGAAGCCCAGAACGCCAAGGGCTGGTTCCCGACCGAAAAGCGCAAGCGCAATGTCACGACGGCGCTGAAGGCCTATGCGGCCTTTGCGACCAGCGCGGACCGTGGTGCCGTCAGGGATCTGAGCGGCAAGTAA
- a CDS encoding lysozyme inhibitor LprI family protein — MRSNSLTAAFLITSLALLGTLAATGTSRAASFNCDAQSLQPDEKTICDVRALNDADVKMVTTFDLLSGLLAMGSRGTLQDEQSAWLKKRQACGADVGCLTSSYQERLKELDETYKKINRPI; from the coding sequence ATGCGATCAAACAGCCTAACGGCAGCCTTCCTCATCACCTCCCTCGCCCTCCTCGGCACGCTCGCCGCGACCGGCACATCCCGGGCCGCGAGCTTCAACTGCGACGCGCAAAGTCTTCAGCCTGACGAAAAGACGATCTGCGATGTCAGAGCGCTCAACGATGCCGACGTGAAGATGGTGACGACCTTCGACCTGCTCTCCGGCCTGCTCGCCATGGGTTCGCGTGGCACGCTGCAGGATGAACAATCCGCCTGGTTGAAGAAGCGGCAGGCCTGCGGCGCGGATGTCGGATGTTTGACATCGTCCTATCAAGAGCGGCTGAAGGAGCTGGATGAGACGTATAAAAAGATCAATCGGCCGATCTAA